The Cutaneotrichosporon cavernicola HIS019 DNA, chromosome: 5 DNA segment CCCGCAGGAGTGGCAACAAGTGCACGTCAAGTTCCGCGAGGACACGTACCACTTCATCAACGACAATATCGCCAAGAAAATGGCCGAAcagcgcgagcgtcgcggtgtgcccgccgccgacacgAGAGAAGCGGCGGAAGAGTACGAGGACTTCTTGCAGTCGCCAGACCCGGTGGTTCAGCGCGCGCTTGTCAACGCGTTCTCCGTCACGCGTTCGCAGCTCGACCAATTCCTCGAGAACTGTCGTACACGTTACCTGCTTGCCAAGATCGAGCCGGGATCCACTGTTGGTGCTGTTGGTGCTCAGTCGATCGGTGAGCCTGGTACCCAGATGACCCTCAAGACGTTCCACTTCGCTGGTGTCGCATCCATGAACGTCACGCTCGGTGTGCCGCGAATCAAGGAGATTATCAACGCGGCCAAGATCATTTCGACTCCCATTATCACTgtggagctcgagcagaaGCGGGACGAGTCGGTTGCTCGTATCGTCAAGGGTCGTATCGAGCGGTCGacgcttggcgaggtcgctTCGATCATCGAAGAGGCGTGGACAGGCGCCGGCGCATTCATCGAGGTGCATGTTGACATGGATGCCATCTCGAAGCTGCAGCTCGAGATCACCTTAGACAGCATCAAACACTCGCTTACGCTCGCGCCAAAGTTGAAGATCCGCGACAGTGACGTCACAATCAACTCCAAGAAGTCACGCATCAAGATTTATGTTAACGACCCGTccgacaaggacaagttTTCGGGCGTGTATGAGCGCCTCAAGTACCTCAAACGCGCGATCCCGTACGTCCAGGTCAAGGGCCTCCCGGAGATCGACCGCTCCGTCAtcaacaaggacgagaaggacaACAATAGGCTGCAGCTCCTCGTGACAGGCTATGGTCTGAGCGAGGTCATGGGCAcggacggcgtcgacggtATCAACACCAAGACGAACCATGTCATGGAGACAGCAAAGGTGCTCGGTATCGAAGCGGCACGTCAGACCATCTACAACGAGATTCAGACGACCATGAGGTCTCACGGCATGAGCATTGACCCACGCCATGTcatgctcctcggcgatgtCATGACGTacaagggcgaggtgctcgGCATCACGCGCTTTGGTGTCCAGAAAATGAAGGACTCGGTGCTCATGCTTGCGTCGTTCGAGAAGACGACGGACCACCTCTTCGACGCCTCCCTTTTCTCCAAGGTCGACGAAATCGAGGGCGTTTCCGAGTGCATCATCATGGGCACGCCTGCACCAGGCTGCGGCACGTCTCTGTAAGTGTCACTTATCTGCATTGCTAACACCAGCGCGTCAATTGTCACCCAGGCGCCGTTCCTGGCTAAGCGCAagcccctcctcttcgaGTCTGCCTACAAGgacggccgcgagcgcgtcgtgtCCGGCATGGACATCGACTAACCCCCCACATCATCATCATTGCATTGTCACATTGTTCGGTAGAATGCTATTATGCATCAAAATAGTCTATTATGGGATTCTATTAGAGGTTGGGCATGCGCTCCTTGAGGGCGGCCTTGATCTGGGCGTAGACCTCGTCCACGATAGGCGTCGAGTTGATGTCGACGCACTTGCCCTGCTGCACATAGTACTCGATGACGGGGAACGAAGTATCACGGTAGGTCACGAAACGCTTCTTGAGCGActcctcgttgtcgtcggcgcggcccGAGGTCTTGGAACGCTCCTTGATGCGGTCGCGCATCACCTCCTCGGAGGTGTtgatgaagaggacgagtgACGAGTCGACAacctgatgtcagcggCAGATTCGGGGAAAAAAAGCAGGCATTGCGCACCAAATGCGCCCTGCTAGGAACGCATTTGACCGTTTCACCTCTGCCAAGGCGGCACGtgaagagagggagggcCTAGGCCAAGAGGGCACATCTAGCCGTGCGGACTACCTCCACTAGCCAAGCCCGTATTGGGTGCACCGAGCGGAGCACACGAGCAaccctccatccctccaTTCATCGGCTGAACTCACCGCCTGGTCGAACATGAGCGCCTGGTCCATCTTGCGCGGGAAGCCGTCGATCAGGAAGCGACCCTTGCCGTTGGCCCAGCCCTCGCCGGCGGAAGGGTTCTcgagcgtcgtcgtcatggCGTTCTCGATGAGCTGGGGTGAGCAGAGTCCATGCAATAGGAGTGGCAATTGCAATCACGCCGGAGCTCACCTTGATGGTCACCTCGAGGGGCACAATCAGTCCCTCCTTGATGCACCCGCGGATCAGGTCCCCGTACTTTGATCCGGGCCGGTCCTGCTCCTCACGGAGGAGGTCTCCGGCTGTGCGTTAGACGGGGCTGCTACTTGTTGGGCGTACCGGACAGGTGCTTGAAGCCGTAGTCGCGGACCATAAGGTCGCACTGCGTCCCCTTGCCAGCCTGCTGTCAGGTCGCGTTCAAAATGTAGCGCGTACTCCGGggccgccaaggacgaAAACAACAGTgaccttctccttgtcaaAGACAGGCTTGTCGCTAGTGTAGAGGGGAGTGGAGGACATGTTCAAGTGAGTTTGTTGGTGAAAGAGAGGATTGACGACGACTGACATTTAAAGGACGTGGCGTCGATCGACCTGTCCCGTGCCTGGATTTGCTCCTCTCTCTTCAAAGACAAAAGTACACCAAAAGACCTCATCGCGTATCATAGCCGGCAGCCCCACGACGCTCCACAACACTCCACGGCGCTCAGACGCCTAGACGCTCACTCATCGGCCCATGCAATGCACAAGTACAACAGATCACGCAtcccgctcgccgcctccaccagctccaccgccgctctcactctcctccacAGCGCGCTTAGCCATGGCAGCCAGCACCTCGGGTTTGTCGCCAaactcgacgaggcgcagtCTCAGCGCATAGCACACTAGGCTGTCAGCCACATCAAATGGAGGCATACCTTTCTCGATCTTCTCGAGGCTGCGAGtcgtctcctcctgcttcttcttgagcttgaaAAGCACGGACGGCGCGATACCGTCAAACACTGCGTCAGCCAGGCAATTAAACAAGCGAGATACGCACGTGTCTTGACCACCCTGACAAAGTTGCACACGGCGAGGGGCGTGTTGTGGTCGCCTGTGCTGAGCGCTGTTGTTAGCCCGAACAAGACGCGGGCGGTCGTCACCGCCGCCTGAGCGTATCGCCCCGAGTCTCGAGTGCAGCGCCGGGAAGCACCACCGACAGGGATCACCTTCACCGACGCGGATTATCGCGGGCAGATATATGCGTGCGGCCGTACGTGACCGACTCACCGTTGGTCGCGTAACGCATCAGCTCGCCTGTCAGATCAGACATGCCAAGGATATAGTCCTCGGGCGTGATCACCACAAGCTGAGGTGAGTCCAGCTCCATTGACAGCTTACGTTCTCGCCTGTCTCTTCGGACACAAGCGCCTTCTGCAGATCTGGAAGCGAGACGAGGTCGCCCGTCTCGAGGTAGTACAGGAACGAATATCCCTCAATGTACTCCTCGAGGCCAGGAGAGCTGGTATCAGCTGGTGCTGGCCCTATGACAGTTGAGCGCTGCTGCTCTACTCACACCTGGCGGTTGAACTTCCAGAAGTTCTCGGCAcccgcgtcctcctccgccgagCCGGCCGCGAGCTCAGCCGCAATAGCGGCAAAGTTCTTGTggatctcgcgctccttTACACGGGCGTCTTTCAGGTTCTTCGCCCGCGCGCTAGggctcgtcgcgccgcgGTGCAGGTGGAAGATGAGCTTCTTGGAGAGCTGGGTGATGGCGCGGCTGAGAATGATAACCttctcgcggcgctcgttctgctgtcagctcatgAGCAGGCTGGAGCATACGTATTCGTCGAGTTCAACGCGGTAAGACTCAAAGGTCTTGGCGAGATGCTCGCGGCGCGTCTGCGTGGGAGGGC contains these protein-coding regions:
- the URA6 gene encoding uncharacterized protein (Catalyzes the phosphorylation of pyrimidine nucleoside monophosphates at the expense of ATP. Plays an important role in de novo pyrimidine nucleotide biosynthesis. Has preference for UMP and dUMP as phosphate acceptors, but can also use CMP, dCMP and AMP), yielding MSSTPLYTSDKPVFDKEKAGKGTQCDLMVRDYGFKHLSDLLREEQDRPGSKYGDLIRGCIKEGLIVPLEVTIKLIENAMTTTLENPSAGEGWANGKGRFLIDGFPRKMDQALMFDQAVVDSSLVLFINTSEEVMRDRIKERSKTSGRADDNEESLKKRFVTYRDTSFPVIEYYVQQGKCVDINSTPIVDEVYAQIKAALKERMPNL
- a CDS encoding uncharacterized protein (Translin family), which codes for MADVVMEASPPTQTRREHLAKTFESYRVELDEYNERREKVIILSRAITQLSKKLIFHLHRGATSPSARAKNLKDARVKEREIHKNFAAIAAELAAGSAEEDAGAENFWKFNRQVSPGLEEYIEGYSFLYYLETGDLVSLPDLQKALVSEETGENLVVITPEDYILGMSDLTGELMRYATNALSTGDHNTPLAVCNFVRVVKTLFDGIAPSVLFKLKKKQEETTRSLEKIEKVCYALRLRLVEFGDKPEVLAAMAKRAVEESESGGGAGGGGERDA